In Desulfosediminicola ganghwensis, a single window of DNA contains:
- a CDS encoding cache domain-containing protein, with translation MVSSTSTKAARSVPHTIPVKIILPVLLSMFLFIATFFGYILPRMEEQLMERKREMILALSTSAMSSIQHYAKMADAGELSIKDAQAKAIAHLRDLRYGPENKDYFWVNDTYPRMIMHPYRPDLEGRDVTDETDPAGQKLFQDFLAAVKQDGAGYVTYHWQWQDDPNRIFSKISYVQEYKPWHWIIGTGVYVEDVHSQIAAITQNMTFFFLAVLIVIAFLSVYIILQSATVENRRRLVEISLKKSETRYRLLTETAREMILLLDQDLRVNYANTAFSKNCNYPFYMIHGTSILDILPQTRHQPFLRKIDYLNSDASDASILETYFITNERKELPIEATFARMESPEGLPTFLLTARDITDKKRAEEEARLRQEQLMQTSKMVALGTLVAGVAHEINNPISSVMLNFQVYERFWKAAQPVLDEHCERSGQIDIGGMNYQQLKERMPKLLQYSQEGVSRVKRIVGELKEFSRQHPADLREAVSLNQVVETSVGLLASFIKKATTNFSVEYDENLPTFPGNSQRLGQVIINLLVNACQATSSTDMPISVRTWYLEESEEIILEVQDSGIGMTPELLERIKDPFFTTKRDNNGTGLGLSISDTIIRNHRGWLNFKSEPGRGTTATVRLPRYDMNEVAGRMI, from the coding sequence ATGGTTTCTTCTACTTCAACAAAAGCTGCAAGGTCTGTACCGCACACCATTCCGGTAAAAATAATCCTGCCGGTACTGCTCTCCATGTTTCTTTTTATCGCTACTTTTTTTGGCTATATTCTGCCAAGGATGGAAGAGCAGCTCATGGAGCGCAAGCGCGAAATGATTCTGGCACTCAGCACCTCAGCCATGAGTTCAATTCAGCACTATGCTAAAATGGCTGACGCAGGTGAACTGTCTATCAAGGATGCTCAGGCCAAAGCTATTGCACATCTGCGTGATCTACGATATGGCCCTGAAAACAAAGATTATTTCTGGGTCAACGACACGTACCCCCGAATGATCATGCATCCGTACCGGCCTGATCTGGAGGGGCGTGACGTTACTGATGAAACCGACCCTGCGGGCCAAAAACTCTTTCAGGACTTCCTCGCCGCCGTTAAGCAGGACGGGGCCGGTTACGTCACCTACCACTGGCAGTGGCAGGACGACCCGAATCGCATATTCTCGAAAATTTCCTACGTCCAGGAGTATAAACCATGGCATTGGATTATCGGCACCGGTGTCTATGTTGAAGATGTCCATAGCCAGATAGCCGCGATCACCCAGAATATGACGTTCTTTTTTCTGGCAGTGCTGATTGTCATTGCTTTTCTTTCGGTCTATATCATCCTGCAGAGTGCCACTGTCGAGAACAGACGAAGATTGGTAGAAATTTCTTTGAAAAAGAGCGAGACCCGATACCGGTTGCTGACCGAAACCGCTCGCGAGATGATCCTGCTGCTCGACCAGGATCTGAGGGTCAACTATGCCAATACAGCCTTCAGTAAAAACTGCAACTATCCTTTCTACATGATCCACGGCACCTCCATTCTCGATATTCTTCCCCAGACCAGGCATCAGCCATTCCTCAGGAAAATCGATTATCTCAACAGTGATGCCAGTGACGCCTCAATACTCGAGACGTACTTCATAACCAATGAGAGGAAGGAACTCCCCATCGAAGCGACTTTCGCCCGCATGGAATCACCTGAAGGATTACCCACTTTTCTCCTCACAGCCAGGGACATAACAGATAAGAAACGGGCAGAGGAAGAAGCCAGACTCCGACAGGAGCAGCTGATGCAAACCAGCAAGATGGTTGCTCTCGGTACCCTGGTAGCCGGCGTCGCCCACGAAATCAACAACCCTATTTCCTCAGTTATGCTTAACTTCCAGGTATATGAACGGTTCTGGAAGGCAGCTCAGCCTGTATTGGATGAGCATTGCGAGCGAAGCGGCCAGATCGACATCGGTGGCATGAATTACCAGCAACTCAAAGAACGAATGCCAAAGCTTCTGCAATACTCCCAGGAAGGCGTCTCGCGGGTGAAACGGATCGTCGGCGAGCTTAAAGAATTTTCACGTCAACACCCGGCCGATCTGCGTGAGGCAGTCAGCCTCAACCAGGTTGTTGAAACTTCAGTGGGATTACTGGCCAGCTTCATAAAAAAGGCGACCACCAACTTCAGTGTAGAGTATGATGAAAATTTACCGACCTTCCCCGGCAACAGCCAGAGACTTGGCCAGGTGATTATCAACCTGCTGGTGAATGCCTGCCAGGCAACAAGCAGCACCGACATGCCAATTTCTGTCCGCACCTGGTATCTCGAGGAGTCTGAAGAAATCATCCTCGAAGTGCAGGATTCAGGTATAGGTATGACCCCTGAGCTGCTTGAGAGGATAAAAGACCCCTTTTTCACCACAAAACGGGACAATAACGGAACCGGCCTTGGCCTCTCTATCTCGGATACCATTATCCGCAACCACAGGGGCTGGCTGAACTTTAAATCAGAACCCGGTCGCGGCACAACCGCCACAGTAAGGTTGCCGCGTTATGACATGAACGAAGTTGCAGGAAGAATGATATGA
- a CDS encoding sigma-54-dependent transcriptional regulator yields MMNLKNPCDPILVVDDEESILLSVDTILQMAGMNNVITCSDSRQVLSIVERNSPSVVLLDLNMPHVNGEAIIEKLSAHYPRIPIVVITGRIDAETAVDCLKSGAADYIVKPVDEERLLATIRKTLRSGELRDSKSDSTSSTGDKIIRPECFSHIITQSPKLIEIFEYLESIASTSEPVLVRGETGTGKELIARAIHNLSGRKGEFVAVNVAGLDDNVFSDTLFGHVKGAFTGADIQRSGLIERAAEGTLFLDEIGDLSPASQVKLLRLLQEHEYMPLGQDSLRRSSARIITSTHVDIWDLQRRNIFRKDLHYRLRTHRVLMPPLRDRKEDLPLLLDHFIDKASDSLLKNRPNRPPELLTLLETYTFPGNVRELQAMVFDAVAQHKNGTLSMIVFREHMARMKQLEADEQTIHFADITGTTNEYAGSPASFKSLETLPSIKQATKMLIEEAMERADNNQSIAASLLGISQQALSKRLKNLSQEK; encoded by the coding sequence ATGATGAACCTCAAAAATCCGTGCGACCCGATACTCGTGGTCGATGATGAAGAGTCCATTCTGCTCTCAGTTGACACCATTCTGCAAATGGCTGGCATGAACAACGTCATTACCTGTTCAGATAGTCGACAGGTACTATCCATTGTTGAACGCAATTCACCAAGTGTAGTGCTGCTTGATCTGAACATGCCCCACGTGAACGGGGAGGCGATCATTGAAAAACTGAGTGCACACTATCCGAGAATACCGATAGTCGTCATTACAGGACGAATCGATGCCGAAACCGCAGTGGATTGCCTGAAATCTGGTGCAGCCGACTATATTGTCAAACCGGTCGACGAAGAACGGCTTTTAGCAACCATCCGAAAAACACTGCGTTCAGGTGAATTGCGGGACAGCAAATCAGACTCGACCAGTAGCACTGGTGACAAAATTATCCGCCCGGAATGTTTTAGCCATATCATCACCCAGAGCCCGAAGCTGATAGAGATATTTGAGTACCTCGAATCTATCGCCTCCACCTCTGAACCGGTTCTCGTTCGCGGCGAGACAGGAACCGGCAAGGAACTCATCGCTCGGGCAATACATAATCTCAGCGGTCGAAAAGGTGAATTTGTCGCTGTTAATGTCGCAGGTCTTGATGACAACGTATTTTCCGATACATTGTTCGGCCACGTCAAAGGCGCTTTCACCGGTGCTGACATACAACGCTCCGGCCTTATCGAGCGGGCAGCTGAAGGCACCCTCTTTTTAGATGAAATAGGCGACCTCAGCCCTGCCTCCCAGGTAAAACTTCTGCGCCTGCTGCAGGAGCATGAGTATATGCCACTTGGCCAGGACAGCCTCCGCCGCAGCAGCGCCAGGATAATCACCTCCACGCATGTCGACATCTGGGATCTGCAGCGCAGGAATATTTTTCGAAAAGACCTGCACTACCGGCTGCGAACCCACCGGGTCCTTATGCCGCCACTCAGGGACAGAAAGGAAGATCTGCCGCTGCTGCTGGACCACTTCATTGACAAAGCTTCGGACTCACTCCTTAAAAACCGCCCGAACAGGCCGCCGGAATTGCTCACGCTGCTTGAGACCTACACTTTTCCTGGAAATGTACGGGAACTACAGGCAATGGTCTTTGATGCCGTGGCCCAGCACAAAAACGGCACCCTCTCAATGATTGTCTTTCGGGAACATATGGCCCGCATGAAACAGCTTGAAGCAGACGAACAGACCATACACTTCGCTGACATCACCGGAACCACGAACGAATACGCCGGCAGTCCGGCTTCATTCAAATCACTGGAGACCCTCCCGAGCATCAAACAGGCCACCAAGATGCTCATTGAAGAGGCGATGGAACGTGCGGATAACAACCAATCCATTGCCGCCTCACTCCTCGGCATCTCCCAACAGGCACTCAGCAAACGTTTAAAGAACCTCTCCCAGGAAAAATAA